acgggatcgaatccacagggaccgatgatcacacgtagagttgcagacaagttaatagctacagcgaaacaagatatatttttgttggtttttatttaattttctctagtgtcacaaagcataaacaagtgtaaaaagatgatttaaacgatttgaaaactattttaaaacaaacgttgggcattgggaattctcagggatttctttttaatcaagatacaattaatggaagacacagggatatattaagaaccgtctagaactcaaacacgatattagaattaacctacttccgtagcgctaattctctatgttatagaaatctccacactaacttccgctgagtttcaatttctaaacaagcattaagaacaggttcaatatgttcacaaagcgcaataacatcaacttccgagggttaaggacactttgctcatctaaagtattttcggaagttcaaacaatcactttcggtgcatcaaacaatctaaatcatgaactaagtgatcaattcagttcaagcagtaagaaatccattagatgaagaaccaaaacgtaatcccttagtctacacacgttttatggatcaaaacatcaagaaatcccctatgagaacccctaaacccaactagatgactactcacacataactaagcaagaacaaaacgattttgatgaagaaaacatgataagattgtattaaaacagagtaaaggttcagaagatcttctccaaatggttttgagatgaactcctttacaaatcttcacaaatcacaccaaaacaagtacaaaacactcaaatctctctatagaacttgtaaatctcctccttggtcgccccctggtcttttctgagtctccAAAGTCGAGTTCCTCTgtgaattattgaggggagtgggtaaaaaggagtgaaaagctcgtttgtgcgtgtggagcccgtagcgcctgagatcggtcgatccccATGGCTCGGATCGGTCGCGTGTATGAAAGcctgggatcggtcgatccaagtatcccggatcggtcgatctcgtgctctgtgcgatcaatacttcattcggtccattgttcggtccatcttgcttctgaataaatcccgaatgcgttcttttctttcaagctatctagtaacctgcatattacacttaagaacaccaaaacgcatcaaatagaccaaaacattaattaaaaccgaccatttaattgctccaaaacgagtttaaaaccgttaaaaataCGGAATATCAGCAACGTAAGCGGTtctttaccaatattttttgaTAACCTAGAATCTCTAGCAACACTTAGGCCACATAAATGATTATATAGCAAGAAATTCAATTCAGCTTGGAACATGAGTCTAATCTTTGTAAAAACATAGCATTTCTTTTTGCCAGTCTTTCTGTTCTTTACACTGCTCTCTTGTACTCTTTAGGTTTCTTTTTTTCGCAGAATCTTCTTGATTGCTAAAAACATCTTGCCCAATTTTGATCTTATGATTGACTACCTATCATGATCCTCCAATAACCAAATTTACATCCATATGTTCTAATAAAATCCTCAGTTCTAGATTTAACAATGGCGGATTTAGGTTTCATAGTGTTGCACACCTCCCTTGGATTCTTGCCGAAGAGGTCAGGGAGATGAGTTTCCCCGCTGATACTCTTCACCTCTATGAGAAAACATAAGTACTTACGTTTTTATTCCACATGCTGAGAGAACGAGGAACCAATGTCGTAatatcaaaacaacaacaacatctaACATAATGATCTATTAAGTTCAATTACTTAAGAAATAACCCCAAAAGCTTTTAATTTGTGCTTTACTAGTGCTTCTTTCATATGTTAATGAGTCATTTATAAAGGAGTCTTGAAGTTAAAGAAAAGTATAATGAGTAAAAGTGGCATAATACCTTGAAAATATAAAGAGTGAATacatatagaaaagaaaataaaaaaaagaaaaataaaagaatacatAGATAAAGAAAGCCAACAAGACACAATGATATAAATAGGTTTAATTTAGATGATCAACATCAATAGATCTTGCTCAAGTATTTGTCGAGTAACTTGTCAACAATAACTTGATAAGCTCTTTCAGTCGGATGGTAGCTATCCCAGAATACATACGCAGAAGAATTAGAACATGTGAATGGGTTCAGTGAGTTACACAAATAAGATATTGCAACAGTGCCTTTACCGCAACATCCTCTATCAGCTACCTCAAAACCTGAAAGAGAATGAGACTTATAAATTAGttaatgttataaaatagaaaaattatatagttGTATTTGTAAGATGAACTCACCGTATTTTTCAGGGTTTTGGATAATGTCTAAAAGAGTATCATAAACATTAATGTAGAAGATAACACCATCTAATTCTTTATCTAGAGAATCCAGTGCTGGAGAAAGTCTAGCGTTGAATTGTTTTGCCATATTGTTTAAAGGCTTATTACATCTTCTTGTAAATAAGCCTCCGAACATTGTTCTTTGAAGTGGTACACATCCAACAGGCACTGCGCTAAATACTCCAATTTTTCGAGCTCCAAGCTTATGTAATTCCTATATATTACATATAcgataattatttagtttaaaatatgaatttatatttgatttatatatcaGTTTAAGATACTTACTCGTACGAACTTAGCTGCTGAATCAGCCAAAAAGTTAGCATAAGAAGTACGATCATATTTATAAGATTGAGCTAGAAACGTGTGAGCAAGATCATTGCTACTAGAAACCACAAGAAAAAAACTATGGTCCAAGATATTTTGGGCTTTTTCTTCTCCAAAATGTTGCTTGATGGTTGCTATGTattgtttgaaatatgttagttGATCCCACACTGATATTACAGactacaaaataacaaaaaaaaatataaaatgtattaGTTTATAATATGAAGCTAACGTTGacgatgaaaatatattataacgtACCATCATCTTAGCCGTTAATGGATCGTAACCAGTTCCCCCAGATGCAAATGTTACACCTTGAAGAAGATCTTCTGGCTTCAAATTTGGGCTCATATATGCTGGCAATGTTTTAGTCAATCCCAACTTCTCCGCTGAAAGACAATTggttaaaaacaaaaagtgtCATTAAAATAGCTAGAAGATTTCTATTAgcaaatgtaaacaaaaataatttgaatcGTTACCAATTAGATCAGAGGGAACTCTTCCATCAGAAAATCTTCCAGTGGCATAGCCGCCGGGAAAGTCCTTGCCGTAGGGAGGAAAGTTGCATTTTAGAATAGTGTGAAGTCCATTGTTATTACCAGTATCCATTATGGAATCTCCAAAAACTATTAGTGCTGGGATTGTTGCATTGTTATCTTGCTTTGCTGCATCAGTTTTAACGGCTATTAGTACCAAAGCGAGCCATAACATTTAAAGCTTCATTGTTTTGTCTGCGTTATTTGCTGTTGTGCTCGAAATTTGCTTGTGTGTTTTACAATGTTGAAGACATGCATGCATTTATAGATTGTTTCAGATTGTTGGACTTCTAAAAATATATCCTATGAACAATAGTTTGTTACACCAGATGTCTTATCTCTAGTTAGTTATTAAAACTTACTTGGATGATGGTTCGTCACAACGACAACGGAATCAATTCTTTTGAATCAATTCTTTTCACAACTTGAATGTACTATGTTTAGTTTCTAcacatatttcattaatgattttccagtttttaatgtttttgaaagacaattttttaatttcaggtatcaaaaaatatttatcaatagttataattttaattttaattgtgtttcaaaaaactttttttaaaaaagttataattttaattgcTATCAGTTCAGatcaaaaaattgtttagttaaaaatcatatatttataatttaacattaattattttaatatattcttaACGTTGATATATTGATCTTTCAAGGGagtatattaatttttctatGAATTTGTATAACCGCTCTATTTCTCTGTATTCGCCTTTGAAATTAAAACGTCATTGGCAATGTTGTTTGGTAAGCATAAACACAAGGAGGAAAACAACACCACATAAAGCAAAAGAGGTTGAACGAAATGTGTGGCATATTACAAATGATGTTGATATATTACAGATGTTTTGGGGGTTAAATAAAATAGCTAAATAATATACAAGGAAACCAAAGCCACCAACACATGTAcgttaaagaaagaaagatgagagacccctttttttttttgaacaacaaagATGAGAGacctaaaaacattaaaagagTTTAAAAGAATTTCACTAGCCTTGTGAGATCCTAACTGCATTTTTATTCTGCAACTGTCATCTATATGTACCATTGGGCAATGGCTTCACCATGATACCTCCATTCATTCTCTCATGGGCTTGACTAGGGACCTCAAGCTTCATATCTTCCAACCGAGGTATTATCACACCAACTCCATCACCAGCTACAGGCCATGGCATAGCATTGAACACAGTAACGCTCATACCCGTAGGATCAAACCCGTTCATGGAAGGGAGATACCAAGGAGTGTTGGtgggaagaggaggaggatggCCGTAAAATCCGGTGGTGGGTGGCATAATCTGGTTATTCCATGGAAGGTTAGGCCCTTGAGCTGTGACTGGATAACCATAAGGATAGTGAAAGCCTGGGAGACCTTGATGATAACCAAGGACAGGAGGAGGATACTGAAGAAACATCCCATATCCGTTACTCTCAGGCACATACGGTGTTGCTTTAAAGCTGCTGTAGGTAGGCGGAAGGTTATGATGATTACCACCGTTATTGCTCTGGATTCCTTCTTTAGGTATTGCGCGTTTCACCTCGACGCGCTTATTACTCAACTCATGGAAATGACTCTGCATTACGATCTCAACAGAGTTCTCTGAATCATATGTGACAAACCCGAAACCCCTCGGCCTGTTCGTCACGCTGTCATGCATCACAACCACATCGGTCGTCTTGCCGAATTTCTCAAAGTATGTCTTGAACTCCTCTTCTGTCGTCTCGGACGATAAGCCCCCAACGAACAGTTTCTTGGTCCTGTGGTTGTTGTTATTACCATTGCTTAAGATGTCATGAACACCACCACCGTTGTTCTGTTGAACTTGACTCACATATGGTTGCATGTTCGGTTGCTGATATCTCATATGTTCCTGTTTTGGTATCGCCTTTTTCACATCAACCTGATAACAAAGTGATATGAGACACTAATCAATCTACAATGCAGAATCAGTTCAGAGTTCAACTTTCCGACCaaacctaaaacaaaaaaaaaaacagttgagACCAAAGCTGATCCCACTGACATAAAGTGTCACAAAACAGAAGACATAAGTTAGAGAATAAACGTGATAACAAATTCAACTTTCCGACCAAacctaaaagaaaacaaaacccaATTGAAACCAAAGCTGAGCCCTTTAACAGTGACACAAGACAGGGACATATAAGTAAAGAACAAAGAGTGGAACTTACGGCACGACCGAGGATGAAATGAGAATCAGTGAGAGCCTTATCAACATCAAGAGCATTAGCAAAGCGAACAAACCCAAACCCTCTGGGTTGACCAGTGGCTCTCTCCTTAGCAACAAGAGCTCCCAAGACAGCTCCATATCTACTGAAATGCTGCTTCAGAGACTCTTCACTAGTCTCTCTCGGTATGCCTCCGACGAATAGCTTGTATTGGTCGCAATCCATATCAcccaaaaaccctaatcttcAATTCCAAGTCAAATGATCAGAGATTTcagatcaaaaataaaaaaccccTAAAAATTGAACAGTGATGTGTACGGAAACCCTAATTCGTAAAATTCTTGAAACAGGGAAGCTAAATTAAGCATGAATCACGGAGAGAAAACTAGAGATTGAGAAGATATAGGGAGGCCCTAATTTTCCGGGAAAACTGTAGAAAAAAAACCCTAGAAGATAAAAACATCAAAGTTTCATGGCGAAGAGGAAAGTTTACCagataggagagagagagagagagaacacagTAGGTTGATTTGACACGGCACGAGAAGTCGAAGagagttaaaagttaaaaactctTCAGCTTtggttaaacttttttttttttgtttatttaaatatacatCGGATAATTATTGGATATTCTAGAATGGAACTACCGGGCTTAAGCctttatttattagattttagGCCCAATTGGTGTTACGGGTCGGTAGAGCGTTTCGAATTTGAGGCTGACCTAAGCTTTCCGATATTTTtcccttttttaaaaattaggcTTTTCGATTTTGTAGTAgttatcttcttctcctttttttttcacatCAAACGGTTAATTTCTTATTTAAGCTTGAAATGATCTAAAAAATTAGACTGGGATAAAACAATCAGTGTAATACATATTCATATGATATGTTTTCGCTATCTTAGATAatagatctatttttttttttttttttcagaacgAAGATGATACACAACATAAATTCTACAAATATATTACTCAGTTTTGATAACTTCTTTAACTCCGTTATAAAGTTTGACCACACTTATAGATCTTGTATCATCGAGATCAAGTCGTTGCAATTAGTATCAAAGTGTTGACACATTGACATTTATAGAATGTATTCCGTATTCAAATATAGGGTATCAACCTCCGTATGTATCGATGACTTTTAGCTCTCAAAACTTGAATTTTACATGATGAATATATTCAGACCCatccatccacatccactaaagaATGAGTCATGAGTGCATGATCCACCAACCATACAACTCTCATGTGAGCTTACTCCTCGGATAAATGATGGATTCAAGAGAAAATTACAACCACAGACACATTTCAACATATCAATTACATTCAAAGACACATTGAATACTAGACACACTTTTTAGCTGCGAAAAGACTTTATTATCCTTGTACAACACCATCTCTAGTTTCTTCTAAaccaaaattaaagaaaaaatgaaaatgaaaaagttAATAGAAAAGCATAAcaatttatcttcttcttcgtttctcGATTTCAAATTCCAAATTgagtaaatgttttaaaaaaatcaaattagatGAGAAATCCACCGATCTTTTGTCTTTCACCAAGATTCAGGCTCCTCCTCCATCACAAGACACATCTCTCACCGAAAATAATTGTCGTGGTTTCGTGTCTATAGAATTACGCAGCGTACACGAGAAGCAACGACAGTGTGTGTTGCAGCCACAGAGGATGAGTCTAACCAGATCGAAAGGGCAAAGAGAGAAACAAGTGTAGTCCATGTACTTATAGAGGCCAGGGTTGTTATGTCAAGCATAAGCTATGAGGATAACTTAGAGTAGATGAGAAGATCTTATGACACGGAGGAGGAGACGGTGTAAGGCTGGAAGCAGTTGAAATGGACTTTTCTTGCTGGTGGTTTGTGAGGCGGTTGATGGCGGTGTGGATTTTGTGGAGCTGGCAGAGGAGGTGGTCAGGGACAGAAGGGACATAGGTCAGTGAGGATTTAGATTGGAAGAAATTGGGGGTGGAGGAGAAGATGGTTGTAGCTACCATGGCTATTACTAGAAGCAGATTCAAGCTTTCTGGACTTGAACAGAGGAGATTTGGAGAGTTTAGTGAAGTCACAGAGGAGAGTGAATTCCAAAATCCAGCTCCGGTGACTAAGGCAATTAATCCGTCAAGAAGGTTCGAATTGAGACTAAAGTTGAGAACAGTGAGCTTTTGAAGCTTGAGCAGAGATCTGGGATTGTGGTTGAGTCGCTGAGGAGATCTGAGTTCCGACGAGACTAATTTTGGTGACTTAGGAAGGTGGTTATGGATATGAAAATGGTGGATACTAAGGTGGTTGCTCGAGATGAGGAGATGGTGGTGGATACAGTGGATGTGGAAGACGGGATAGTAGGGGGGATACGGAGGTGGAGATGGTGGTTGACACCGGAGTGGAGAATATGGTGGTTATGGATACAGAGGCGATGAATGCGAAAGTGGATACAGAGGTGGAGACTGTGGTGACGATAGATACCGTAAATGAGGTTGTGTGGTTATGGATATGAAGTTCGTGGTTACTGACTTGGAAACATCACGCCTGTCCATACATCCCCTTCCTAAACATTATGTATGTTTTTGTAATATATGGGTTTCTAGGTCTTTTATATTATCAAACATTATGTATGCTTATCAAGTTAAGATATTTGACCTATTCAATGTATCACATCCATACTATATGTGCTAGAAACTTTGTATCTTTTGTACTTTAACCACAACAATCACGTCCACAACAATAATAATGCGTTCTAATATACACGCCTAACCACTATCTCCTATCCACGACTCTGTAACCACCATATCCTAGCAAAACGCACCgtttaatttattaacataaaaagaaataacTAGTTTATTTGTTACTTCCTTCTAAAAATAAGACGGGGGCATTTTGGTCTCGAATCTACCAACCCGTACAAATAAAGTGCGCTAAAACCATAATGTGTCTTTTGCTGCAAAGAAAAGACGAAATGTGTCTTTTTACGTAACCTTCTCTGGATTCAATCGTTCTTCTGGTTGTTTGTTTGGCATTCCGCTTCCACATGCTTAATAACTTTGTATTCCATATTTTTCCTCCGCAACAATAAATCACTCATTGTCATCATAGACCACATGTGTAATAGTTTTAATTTAGCGCTGATATGATATTAAAATTGGATGTACAATAGTTTTGGGTAGGGCCTCCCACAGATTGTTTGGATCCATGGATCTTCCTGAAATTTAATCTTATGTAGGTtagctttataaaaaataaatatacaaaatcatatgaaatttgattgtttttataaaagtatataaaaactatgcaatttaattttattgatgTGAGTTTTTTCCTGGtaagtatattattattttacaaaaacatGTTTACTATGTAATATGAacatttttctcaaaaataagAATTTACTAGAGTCTGCTCAGCAAACTGcacatgtgttttttttataattttaatgcattcattataagttttataattaatcATGAACCAACCACTCTAGTACTATCCAAAACTTCTTCCATTTTAGAGTGCTCTCTTCTACCTTAGGTATCTTTTTTGGCCGACCACGCTTCCTTCTTGGCAGCTCCTCCCCCACCACTAGTGATGACTTCACATCTCCAAATGTGGATATCATCTACATTATGTACactttacaaatatattttgaaaacttaGGGAGTGTATTCAATCTAGAATTgaaattgatttgatttttcctAAGGTTTTAGATAGTTTAAGGTGAATTGAgaatttaatatgattttagTTAAACAAATTCAGAATCTCGCTTAAAATTATGAGATttgaattgttatttttaaaacaacaccaaaatactctaaaatgactaaaagaatcttaaaattcaaaacttaaaaaatttcaatagtagtagattttaaatagtttatcaAATAGCAAATTCAATAACAGTTGatgttaaaataaattttaaaattcatattcgAATAAGATTAGATTTGTCAATTTAACCTAAATCATTCAAACTCCTAATTGAAAATATGtagttaaaaataatcaaaataagtATTAagtaaaaatttcattttaatggtAATATCAAGTTTGTTAAGATTTACATAACAAGTAGCTTCAATTTATTGTCTTATACTCAAAACTGAGTCATCACCAAACAGACATAGATTATGTTCTAATTCAGCTGAGTTATCTCATAAACCTAAGAATCCAAAAACCCGAAAGATCACAACTGAATCTGTACCTGAAACCACTATAATATCTACTCTTATctacatatttaaattttgtgacATACATGAAATAAAATGACAGAAGCGATGGGGGTTGTACCTACAAACGCAGATTACGGACCATAGACTGGCAAAAGGACCAGTAGCCACTGACCAATTTGCCATGTGAACATGAAATATCACTTCCTAAGGGACCATTTGGTCCATTTTCattattaccattttataaattcATCATCTACaaacatatacataaatacatttatagTCTCACATGCATTCACTTACATGCGAAATGGTCTatccaatatggtaaaaccgaaccgaaccgaaccgaaatagacaatatggcaTGGTTtaggtata
This genomic stretch from Brassica napus cultivar Da-Ae chromosome C9, Da-Ae, whole genome shotgun sequence harbors:
- the LOC111211188 gene encoding GDSL esterase/lipase At3g43550-like — its product is MDTGNNNGLHTILKCNFPPYGKDFPGGYATGRFSDGRVPSDLIAEKLGLTKTLPAYMSPNLKPEDLLQGVTFASGGTGYDPLTAKMMLKSRWSGPFTITDVRPYGAVVLEDNGRKFTVIGQRLKPYFTDAKPEEGTNIPLTEPDLA
- the LOC111211184 gene encoding RNA-binding protein 1-like — translated: MDCDQYKLFVGGIPRETSEESLKQHFSRYGAVLGALVAKERATGQPRGFGFVRFANALDVDKALTDSHFILGRAVDVKKAIPKQEHMRYQQPNMQPYVSQVQQNNGGGVHDILSNGNNNNHRTKKLFVGGLSSETTEEEFKTYFEKFGKTTDVVVMHDSVTNRPRGFGFVTYDSENSVEIVMQSHFHELSNKRVEVKRAIPKEGIQSNNGGNHHNLPPTYSSFKATPYVPESNGYGMFLQYPPPVLGYHQGLPGFHYPYGYPVTAQGPNLPWNNQIMPPTTGFYGHPPPLPTNTPWYLPSMNGFDPTGMSVTVFNAMPWPVAGDGVGVIIPRLEDMKLEVPSQAHERMNGGIMVKPLPNGTYR